The following proteins come from a genomic window of Lachnospiraceae bacterium JLR.KK002:
- a CDS encoding TetR/AcrR family transcriptional regulator, with the protein MIALDDTKTRIIFAAMKAVRQYGLEGARIQNVSELAGISPGALYRYFDSKDQLLVDCFTWVDRQAAAIFDHLEFNPRTMVTDPMGAVKELWLPYFRFWVAHPDETIFYHRFRDSAFFPKYDKVREVDYFDSFVVMVRAFREMFPGLKRMNQDLLWLHVLSSTVMYAKYVVEGVVPDDQETEDTVFRLLATGLSSYLQPE; encoded by the coding sequence GTGATCGCCCTGGATGATACGAAAACGCGGATTATTTTTGCGGCAATGAAGGCTGTACGACAGTATGGCCTGGAAGGGGCGCGTATCCAGAATGTCAGTGAGCTGGCCGGGATATCTCCCGGAGCGCTGTACCGCTATTTTGACAGCAAGGATCAGTTACTGGTAGATTGCTTTACCTGGGTGGACAGACAGGCTGCGGCAATTTTTGATCATCTGGAATTTAATCCCAGGACCATGGTGACAGATCCCATGGGGGCAGTGAAAGAGCTGTGGCTGCCTTACTTTCGGTTTTGGGTGGCGCACCCGGATGAGACGATTTTTTATCACCGTTTTCGGGACAGCGCTTTTTTTCCAAAATACGACAAAGTCCGGGAAGTAGATTATTTTGATTCCTTTGTGGTCATGGTGCGCGCTTTCCGGGAAATGTTTCCCGGTTTGAAACGAATGAATCAGGATTTGCTGTGGCTTCATGTGCTCAGTTCCACGGTAATGTATGCCAAATATGTGGTGGAAGGCGTGGTTCCTGACGACCAGGAAACAGAAGATACGGTATTCCGTCTGCTGGCCACCGGACTGAGCAGCTATCTGCAGCCGGAATAG
- a CDS encoding SpaA isopeptide-forming pilin-related protein, whose protein sequence is MLNVQGCCGSKKRVWGKRQRHFVRKLLVFFLCFSLPAGLLSAPARAADEEKLADIVEFHSITLHYAAENGQPEGAAILDNTLLEKEKMLALRYAFEITEEQCGRIEADTRYYLEVSPHLILPNLEPQGSALTMETEDGPQKFGAIFADGSRAWVIFDGKEDGSGTVLSEYGELQDAFFYLNCSRAGAPPADEAPIDGKSNLYAMKFENGEQLRFGYQENEPLEARAQVKKGGKLEDKTITWTVSYTPWQNPSPEDGISMDTEFELRDTIDRAVHCYVDGSVTIDGDAVSTYTSRDAVDDRAESWVLIETSENGEHTVLTFGGTRFRAGAATQGNPPVPLHITYQTVIRDELLLPGSAGGQKITNEAGLFARQDGEFQKLNISSSQTVTVPQPKWLSKTGKTTRHTDGSGSTTDWTISFSPGGFSFTEENRLTLHDRLPAGSALVKDSLKVNGAPMAAASGEKNEFTVSIGTADSQPVTITYQTQAPEEMYDSGTSLGNNTAWFTFRYQDTEYATPQVTVPVDSGDGSGTPGTSTLVKTGSTYNPSTRTIDWTVTINPHRAWLKGGTFTDNLSDIGGSCGIEGHHTGLELAGDVSDIAVLIDNRPPTEDEKKLLEFTYNQQVLTVRTGEIGARTITFTCRTKVCDPCIFANNTAGKKLRNLISTEDMLIGKQSSEVRSASADCTVNVNAAVLTKKAPVYHYESGKMKWALEVNAAGLPMSDVVLEDVLPAGLTYVDGSLDTVPEIPEAAADTEGRKLLIRLGGITGKTMVTFDTEVEPEKAGFNSNEDVRITNTAVLTGKADGIVFSEVSHKVEHRFTNHGLVKSSSVNGQDELIRYEVLINPFGLMLPEHPSLVDTLDARLQLDMDTLRFYKVKLSGTTENAGQKPAYTKVGDGQPLKPADYNPENNSFRVQLPLEGNSRDAYVLTYTADIIKRQAGGYSNSVRFEGSTVLLGGSKNNSASVGGGGGGGGGGVAARKAEIAITKTDRENRAPLEGVTFTLYQWDNEKQTRGLPFAQGSTDRLGKVSFLVKPGGSYELVETESIAGYDSTPGWEQLPEGVKETADGLLITAGEAKSRMELDVTNEARKTDTGPVIPELQWTLTVHKVASGGTMPLEGAVFGLYEEEACNTLLKQDVSGQDGILTFTGLAKGRKYWLKELEAPEGYEVNTAVYQADEAEAAVTVPNRPKTVPVNPEEPGTSAAPDNQNPPGTSDSQNPSGTPDIPESPDSPDVPEHPNSSEVPDVPESSGSSDTLETAALRETSDTAGTEDLLNGSGKEKLPEPPEDTTENTENHNVSDSAENPGIPRTGNHTEWLIIIAVLSGILLAIMTVYGLWAEKRNEKK, encoded by the coding sequence ATGTTAAATGTTCAGGGATGTTGCGGTAGCAAAAAGCGGGTCTGGGGGAAACGTCAGAGGCACTTTGTCAGAAAACTTCTGGTATTCTTTTTATGTTTCTCTCTGCCGGCCGGGCTTCTTTCTGCACCGGCCCGTGCGGCGGATGAGGAAAAACTGGCAGATATTGTGGAATTTCACAGTATTACCCTCCATTATGCGGCTGAAAATGGTCAGCCGGAAGGAGCGGCCATTTTGGATAACACCCTTCTGGAAAAAGAAAAAATGCTGGCACTGCGTTATGCATTTGAGATTACGGAGGAACAGTGCGGCCGTATCGAGGCAGATACCAGATATTATCTGGAGGTGTCTCCCCATCTGATTTTACCGAATCTGGAGCCGCAGGGGTCGGCGCTGACCATGGAAACGGAAGACGGGCCTCAGAAATTCGGAGCTATTTTTGCAGACGGCAGCAGGGCCTGGGTCATATTTGACGGAAAGGAAGATGGTTCCGGTACGGTTCTCTCAGAGTATGGGGAACTTCAGGATGCGTTTTTTTATTTAAACTGCAGCCGGGCAGGCGCGCCGCCGGCGGACGAAGCTCCCATAGACGGAAAGTCCAATCTCTATGCAATGAAATTTGAAAATGGGGAACAGCTCAGATTCGGCTATCAGGAGAATGAACCTCTGGAAGCCAGAGCTCAGGTGAAAAAGGGCGGGAAACTGGAGGATAAAACAATTACCTGGACAGTCAGCTATACCCCCTGGCAGAATCCTTCTCCGGAGGATGGTATTTCCATGGACACTGAGTTTGAATTGCGGGATACCATTGACAGGGCTGTTCACTGCTATGTGGATGGCAGTGTTACCATAGATGGCGACGCGGTCAGCACTTATACCTCACGTGATGCGGTGGATGACAGGGCAGAATCCTGGGTGCTGATAGAAACATCTGAAAACGGGGAGCATACGGTGCTGACTTTCGGAGGTACGAGATTCAGGGCGGGAGCCGCCACTCAGGGGAATCCGCCGGTTCCGCTGCATATCACATATCAGACGGTTATCCGGGACGAACTTCTGCTGCCAGGCAGCGCCGGCGGCCAGAAAATCACCAACGAGGCCGGACTGTTTGCCAGGCAGGACGGGGAGTTTCAGAAGCTGAATATCAGCAGCAGCCAGACTGTGACCGTACCTCAGCCCAAATGGCTTTCCAAAACAGGAAAAACCACCCGCCACACGGATGGAAGCGGCTCCACTACCGACTGGACCATAAGTTTTTCTCCCGGCGGATTTTCGTTTACGGAGGAAAACAGGCTCACACTCCATGACCGGCTTCCGGCCGGAAGTGCGCTGGTAAAAGATTCTCTGAAGGTAAACGGAGCGCCCATGGCTGCAGCTTCCGGGGAGAAAAATGAGTTTACCGTTTCCATTGGGACAGCGGACAGCCAGCCGGTTACCATTACTTATCAGACTCAGGCGCCGGAGGAAATGTATGACAGCGGAACCAGCCTGGGAAATAATACTGCCTGGTTTACCTTTCGTTATCAGGATACGGAATATGCCACGCCCCAGGTTACGGTGCCTGTGGACAGCGGAGACGGCAGCGGAACCCCCGGTACATCCACTCTGGTAAAAACCGGTTCCACGTACAACCCGTCCACCCGCACCATTGACTGGACGGTAACCATCAATCCTCACAGAGCCTGGCTCAAAGGCGGAACATTTACGGATAATCTCAGTGATATCGGAGGTTCCTGCGGAATTGAGGGACACCATACAGGCCTGGAACTGGCAGGAGATGTATCGGATATCGCTGTGCTGATAGATAACCGGCCGCCCACAGAGGATGAAAAAAAGCTGCTGGAATTTACATACAATCAGCAGGTTCTGACGGTCAGAACAGGAGAAATCGGCGCCAGAACCATTACCTTTACCTGCAGGACAAAAGTATGCGACCCCTGTATTTTTGCAAATAATACCGCAGGTAAAAAGCTCAGAAATCTGATTTCCACCGAGGATATGCTGATTGGAAAACAGTCGTCAGAGGTGCGCAGCGCCAGTGCGGATTGTACGGTGAATGTGAATGCGGCGGTTCTGACGAAAAAAGCACCGGTGTATCATTATGAATCCGGTAAAATGAAATGGGCTCTGGAGGTGAATGCGGCGGGGCTTCCCATGAGCGATGTGGTTCTGGAGGATGTACTGCCTGCGGGGCTGACGTATGTGGATGGCTCTCTGGACACCGTGCCGGAAATCCCAGAGGCAGCGGCGGATACGGAGGGCCGGAAACTGCTCATCCGTCTGGGCGGCATTACAGGAAAGACCATGGTTACCTTTGACACCGAAGTGGAGCCGGAAAAAGCCGGATTTAACAGCAATGAGGACGTCCGGATTACAAATACAGCGGTTCTGACAGGGAAGGCAGACGGGATTGTTTTTTCAGAAGTTTCCCATAAGGTGGAGCACAGATTTACCAATCATGGACTGGTAAAAAGCAGCAGTGTGAACGGTCAGGACGAACTTATACGGTATGAGGTGCTGATTAATCCTTTCGGGCTTATGCTGCCGGAACATCCTTCCCTTGTGGATACCCTGGATGCGCGGCTGCAGTTAGATATGGACACCCTGCGGTTTTATAAAGTAAAATTGTCCGGAACCACTGAAAATGCAGGCCAGAAGCCTGCTTATACGAAAGTGGGAGACGGTCAGCCCCTGAAACCTGCTGATTATAATCCGGAGAATAACAGTTTCAGGGTGCAGCTTCCCCTGGAGGGAAACAGCCGTGACGCTTATGTGCTGACTTATACGGCAGACATTATAAAGCGGCAGGCAGGGGGCTACAGTAACAGCGTCCGTTTTGAAGGAAGTACCGTGCTGCTGGGAGGCAGTAAGAACAACAGCGCTTCGGTGGGAGGCGGCGGTGGAGGCGGAGGCGGCGGTGTTGCCGCCCGGAAAGCCGAAATTGCCATTACGAAAACAGACAGGGAAAATCGGGCGCCTCTGGAAGGCGTGACATTTACTCTGTATCAGTGGGATAATGAGAAGCAGACGCGGGGCCTGCCCTTTGCCCAGGGAAGCACAGACAGACTGGGGAAAGTGTCATTTCTGGTAAAGCCCGGCGGGAGTTACGAACTGGTGGAAACGGAAAGTATTGCCGGATATGACAGTACCCCCGGCTGGGAACAGCTTCCGGAAGGGGTAAAAGAGACAGCCGATGGTCTTCTGATTACAGCAGGAGAGGCAAAATCCAGAATGGAGCTGGATGTGACGAATGAGGCCCGTAAAACGGATACAGGCCCTGTGATACCGGAACTGCAGTGGACGCTGACCGTCCATAAGGTTGCCAGCGGCGGCACAATGCCTCTGGAAGGGGCAGTTTTTGGCCTGTATGAAGAAGAAGCATGTAACACTCTGCTGAAACAGGATGTGAGCGGACAGGACGGAATTCTCACTTTTACAGGCCTTGCAAAGGGTCGGAAATACTGGCTGAAAGAACTGGAAGCGCCGGAAGGTTATGAAGTAAATACTGCTGTGTATCAGGCGGATGAGGCAGAGGCTGCGGTAACGGTGCCCAACCGTCCGAAGACAGTTCCGGTGAATCCCGAAGAACCCGGTACCTCTGCCGCACCGGATAATCAGAATCCGCCCGGTACCTCTGACAGCCAGAATCCTTCCGGTACACCGGATATTCCCGAATCACCGGATTCCCCGGATGTTCCGGAGCATCCGAATTCATCAGAGGTGCCGGATGTTCCGGAATCTTCCGGCAGTTCCGATACTTTGGAAACAGCTGCCTTGCGGGAAACTTCCGATACTGCCGGAACGGAAGATTTGCTAAATGGTTCCGGTAAAGAGAAACTGCCTGAGCCGCCGGAAGATACGACGGAAAATACAGAAAAT